A genomic region of Anas acuta chromosome 1, bAnaAcu1.1, whole genome shotgun sequence contains the following coding sequences:
- the LOC137850048 gene encoding olfactory receptor 52B2-like: MVATNQTSLHPASFLLLGMAGLEDLQTWLSIPFCLMYIATLLGNFVLLFVIVTERSLHEPMYLFLAMLAVADLILSSSTVPKALSIFWSLSSKMSFHACLTQMFFTHFSFIAESTILLAMAFDRYVAICNPLRYATVFTHSVIAKIGAAAIARSFCVMFPTIFLLQRLLYCGHSIMPHTYCEHMGIARLACSDISVNIWYGFATTLLCPGLDVVLIGVSYSLILRAVFRLSSKDAQVKAVGTCSSHACVILMFYTPAFFSFFTLRFGHNVPHHVHILLANLYVLLPPMLNPIVYSVTNKLIREKVSQILFRTGQLR; the protein is encoded by the coding sequence ATGGTGGCTACCAACCAAACCAGCTTGCATCCTgcctccttccttctgctgggCATGGCAGGCCTGGAGGACCTGCAGACGTGGCTCTCCATCCCCTTCTGCCTGATGTACATTGCCACGCTCCTTGGCAACTTTGTCCTCTTATTTGTCATTGTGACAGAGAGAAGCCTCCATGAGCCGATGTACCTCTTCCTGGCCATGTTAGCGGTGGCAGATCTCATATTGTCTTCCTCCACAGTGCCCAAAGCCCTGAGCATATTCTGGTCCCTTTCCAGTAAGATGTCTTTCCACGCCTGCCTTACCCAGATGTTCTTCACACACTTCAGTTTCATTGCGGAGTCGACCATTCTGCTGGCCATGGCGTTTGACCGGTACGTTGCGATCTGCAATCCCCTGCGATACGCCACGGTGTTCACGCACTCAGTGATAGCCAAGATAGGGGCGGCTGCAATAGCCAGGAGCTTTTGTGTGATGTTCCCAACAATATTCCTCCTTCAGAGGCTGCTGTACTGCGGACACAGCATCATGCCCCACACTTACTGCGAGCACATGGGCATCGCCCGGCTGGCCTGCAGCGACATCTCCGTGAACATCTGGTACGGCTTTGCCACCACCCTCCTGTGCCCAGGACTGGACGTTGTGCTCATTGGGGTGTCATACAGCCTCATTCTCAGGGCTGTCTTCAGGCTCTCCTCCAAGGATGCCCAGGTGAAGGCAGTTGGCACCTGCAGCTCTCATGCCTGTGTTATATTGATGTTCTACACGCCggcatttttctcatttttcactcttcGGTTTGGCCACAACGTCCCCCACCATGTTCACATCCTGTTGGCCAATCTCTACGTGCTCCTACCACCCATGCTAAACCCCATTGTCTACTCAGTGACAAACAAACTAATCAGAGAAAAGGTGTCCCAGATACTCTTTAGGACTGGGCAATTGCGGTGA